A single genomic interval of Tursiops truncatus isolate mTurTru1 chromosome 1, mTurTru1.mat.Y, whole genome shotgun sequence harbors:
- the CENPF gene encoding centromere protein F isoform X3 — translation MSWALEEWKEGLPTRALQKIQELEGQLDKLKKERQQRQFQLETLEAALQKQKQKVENEKAEGANLKRENQSLMEICENLEKTKQKISHELQVKESQVNFQEGQLNTSKKQIEKLEQELKRCKSELERSQQAAQSADVSMSPCTTPQKIFATPLTPSQYYSGSKYEDLKEKYNKEVEERKRLEAEVKALQAKKASQATPQSTMNHRDIARHQASSSVFSWQQEKTPSRLSSSALKTPIRRDFSASSFSGEQEVTLSRSTLQIGNRDANSSFCDNSSNSHLLDQFKAQNQELRSKISELELRLQGQEREMKGQVNKLQELQLQVEKAKVELNEKEKVLNKSRDELVRTTAQYDQASTKCIALEQKLKKLTEDLSCQRQNAESARCSLEQKIKEKEKEFQEELSRQQRSFQTLDQEFTQMKAKLTQELQQAKNMHNILQAELDKATSVKHQLEKKLEEFKEKFSRTEQTLQASQTKENELRRSSEEMKRENSLLKSQSEQRAREVCHLEEELKKAKQRLSQSQNFAEEMRAKNTSQETMLRDLQEQIKQQENSLTLEKLKLALADLEKQRDCSQDLLKKREHHIEQLNEKLSQTERESEALLSALELKKKEYEELKEEKTLFSRWKSENEQLLNQMESEKESLQSKINHLETCLKTQQIKSHEYNERVRTLEMERENLNVEIRNLHNVIDSKTAEAETQKQAYGELQQKAEFSDQKHEKEIENMCLKISQLTGQVEDLEDKLQSLSSEIMDKNQRYQDLHAESESLRDLLKSRDSSAVTNESHQRSLLAFEQQSAVNNSFANIIEEQESVPSERSECHLETDQSPKSSSMLQNRVVSLEFSLESQKQMNSDLQKQCEELVQIKGEIEENLMKAEQMHQSFVAETSQRISKLQEDTSVHQNVVVETLAALESKERELQLLNEKLETEQAEIQELKKSNHLLQESLKELQLLSETLSLEKKEMSSIISLDKKDIEELTQENGTLKEINATLTQEKMNLLQKTESFSNCIDERDKSISELSDQYKQERLTLLQRCEETGNAFRDLSEKYKAEQEKNSKLECLLNECTSVCEDRENELGQLKETFAREHQAFVSQLALAEERNQSLILELETVQQALRSEVTDIQSNSKREADSLKQEIMTLKEEQSKMQQEVNALLQEKEHLMELMKTKHEHQHLELEPIQDSVKVAERKINTRHVQLPMDLEVKDASLDSYNAQLAQVETKVRNMELKLQESEKEEYLQHELQIGGELETGDVQQGTQSQDISGLGNFEIDPEEKYISVLHELSTSQQDNAHLQCSLQTAMNKLDELEKMCEALQVEKLELISELNDSRSECVTATSKMAEEVGKLVNEVKILNDENGLLQGEFVKETPESEFGEQQDEQTSVSLNPLDDSNSYEHLTVSNKEVRMHFAELQEKFSSLQSEHKTLHDQHCQMSSKMSELQSYIDTLKAENSVLSMSLRNSQGDLVKEVMPGPGEKHFLSLSLSGVTDSPGNAIESSFYKDFLEHMGETSLLNNLDRTVLANQSSVEKVSCSSLEEENLTEKEIPSAPVRSVEELETVCQMYLQSFKKLEEKIESQGITKNKEIEELERLLSSAREELDCLRKQYLSENEQWQQKLTSVTAEMESKLAAEKKHTEHLTLELEVARLQLQGLDLSSRSLLGTDIDDAIRGGNDSCDIREPEDYTSETKERTPEHEIHQICEKDVQQDLSLEMEKITKTSAIKLIGEWSGEQSPETSHGTPVEDTTQGCSECISQLSLSGPDASVPMDFLENQVAIQNLQLQVKETSNENLRLLHGIKERDQKVESLLNEIKELDSKLNLQEVQLTTKIEACIELEKIVEELKKEKSDFSEKLESFSRDNQRVESSRGLTSNLEMGTDKLSHEGIEDEVAKVTDNWRERCLSVENELQRMKAERGSTEHHALSVEANLEVVQTEKLFLEKDNENKQKVINCLEEELLVVTSERDQLRGELDTLSKENQELDQMSEKMKEKIQELESHQDEYLHLQEQLQSLEKDSQALSLVRSELENQIRQLNKETKSLVRESESLQTKLSELEHEKQTVTKALEAALMEKGEVAVRLSSTQEEVHQLRKGIEKLRVRIEADEKKQLHISEKLKESERRNDSLQDKVETLERELHMAEENQELVILDAENSKAEVETLRTQMELMTESLKALDLDLVTIRSEKENLVKQLQEKQGQVSELHTLLSSLKNVLEEKEREKIQMKEESKAVVEILQTQLKELSEEVAALCDDQETWKAEEQSLDSPVQEVHQLRNNIGKLKVHLDTNERKRLHILEKLKESEHQAALLKDTVENLERELEVSGKNQEHVILEAEKSKAEVETLKAKIEEMAPNLRALELDLVNTRSEKEDLTKELQKEQGRVSELETLNSSFENLLQEKEQEKEQMKEESKAVVEILQTQLKELSEEVAALCDDQETWKAEEQSLSSQVDSLEREKAQLLQGLDEAKSNYMLLQSSVNGLIQEVEDGKQKLEKKDEETRILKNHIQDQEQLVSKLSQMEGEQQLWEEQRTKLENLMVELEQKTQVLQSKNDTLQDTLEALQNSSKDLEKELQLTKMEKLSFVEKTTISRS, via the exons GTGTAAATCTGAACTTGAAAGAAGCCAACAAGCTGCACAGTCTGCAGATGTCTCTATGAGTCCATGCACTACACCACAAAAAATTTTTGCAACTCCACTCACACCAAGCCAGTATTATAGCG GTTCCAAATATGaagatctaaaagaaaaatataataaagaagttGAAGAACGAAAAAGATTAGAGGCAGAGGTGAAAGCCTTGCAGGCAAAG AAAGCAAGCCAGGCTACTCCCCAAAGCACCATGAATCACCGGGACATTGCCCGACATCAGGCTTCATCATCTGTGTTCTCATGGCAACAAGAAAAGACCCCAAGTCGTCTTTCATCCAGTGCTCTAAAAACTCCAATTAGGAGGGATTTCTCTGCATCTAGTTTTTCTGGGGAACAAGAAGTGACTCTGAGTAGATCAACTTTGCAAATAGGGAATAGAGATGCTAATAGCAGTTTCTGTGATAATTCTAGCAATTCTCATCTTTTGGATCAATTCAAAGCCCAGAATCAAG AGCTAAGGAGCAAGATTAGTGAGTTGGAACTACGTCTGCaaggacaagaaagagaaatgaaaggccAAGTGAACAAGCTTCAAGAACTCCAACTCCAAGTGGAGAAAGCAAAAGTGGAATTAAACGAAAAAGAGAAAGTTTTGAACAAAAGCAGGGATGAACTGGTGAGAACAACTGCACAGTATGACCAGGCATCAACCAAG tgtattgCTTTGgagcaaaaactgaaaaaattgacTGAAGATTTGAGTTGTCAGCGTCAAAATGCAGAAAGTGCCAGATGTTCTCTGGAacagaaaatcaaggaaaaagaaaaagagttccaAGAG GAGCTCTCCCGTCAACAGCGTTCCTTCCAAACCCTGGACCAAGAGTTCACTCAGATGAAAGCCAAGCTCACCCAGGAGCTACAGCAAGCCAAGAACATGCACAACATCCTCCAGGCTGAACTGGATAAA GCCACATCTGTAAAGCaccagctggaaaaaaaattggaagagtTTAAGGAAAAGTTCAGTAGAACTGAACAGACCTTACAGGCGAGTCAGACCAAGGAAAATGAGCTGAGGAGAAGCAGTGAG GAAATGAAGAGGGAAAACAGCCTCCTTAAGAGTCAGTCTGAGCAAAGGGCCAGAGAAGTTTGCCACCTGGAGGAAGAACTGAAGAAGGCCAAGCAGCGTTTGAGTCAGAGCCAGAACTTTGCAGAAGAAATGAGGG CTAAGAATACTTCTCAGGAAACCATGTTAAGAGATCTTCAAGAACAAATAAAGCAGCAAGAGAATTCCTTGACTTTAGAGAAACTGAAGCTTGCCCTGGCTGATCTGGAAAAGCAGCGAGATTGTTCTCAAGACCttttgaagaaaagggaacatcaCATCGAACAACTGAATGAAAAGTTAAGCCAAACAGAGAGAGAGTCCGAAGCTTTATTGAGTGCTTTggaattaaagaagaaagaatatgaagaactgaaagaagagaaaactctGTTTTCTCGctggaaaagtgaaaatgaaCAACTTTTAAATCAGATGGaatcagaaaaggaaagcttGCAGAGTAAAATTAATCACTTGGAAACCTGTCTTAAGACACAACAAATAAAAAGTCACGAATACAATGAGAGGGTAAGAACATtggagatggaaagagaaaatctaaatgtCGAGATCAGGAACCTTCACAATGTGATAGACAGCAAGACTgcagaggcagagacacagaAGCAAGCGTATGGAGAACTACAACAGAAAGCCGAGTTCTCAGATCAGAAACatgagaaggaaatagaaaatatgtgttTGAAAATTTCTCAGCTTACCGGGCAAGTTGAAGATCTAGAAGATAAGCTTCAGTCACTGTCAAGTGAAATAATGGACAAAAACCAGCGTTACCAAGACTTGCATGCTGAATCTGAGAGCCTCAGGGATCTGCTAAAATCCAGAGATTCCTCTGCGGTGACAAATGAGTCTCATCAGAGAAGTCTTTTGGCATTTGAACAGCAGTCTGCAGTGAATaattcctttgcaaatataattGAAGAACAAGAAAGCGTGCCTTCAGAAAGGAGCGAATGCCATTTAGAAACAGACCAAAGTCCTAAAAGCTCATCCATGTTACAAAACAGAGTCGTTTCTCTTGAATTTTCATTGGAGTCTCAAAAGCAGATGAACTCAGATCTGCAAAAGCAGTGTGAAGAATTGGTgcaaatcaaaggagaaattgaagaaaatctCATGAAAGCAGAACAGATGCATCAAAGTTTTGTGGCTGAAACAAGTCAACGAATTAGTAAGTTACAAGAAGACACTTCTGTTCATCAGAATGTTGTTGTTGAAACTTTAGCTGCCTTGGAGAGCAAGGAAAGAGAGTTGCAACTTTTGAATGAAAAGTTAGAAACTGAGCAGGCAGAGattcaagaattaaaaaagagCAACCATTTACTTCAGGAATCTCTAAAGGAGCTACAACTTTTGTCTGAAACTCTGAgcttggagaaaaaggaaatgagttcCATCATTTCTCTTGATAAAAAGGACATTGAAGAGCTGACCCAAGAGAATGGGACTCTCAAGGAAATTAATGCAACCTTAACCCAAGAGAAGATGAACTTGCTCCAGAAAACTGAGAGTTTTTCAAACTGTATAGATGAAAGAGACAAAAGCATTTCAGAGTTATCTGACCAGTACAAACAAGAAAGACTTACTTTGCTCCAAAGATGCGAAGAAACAGGAAATGCATTTCGGGATCTtagtgaaaaatataaagcagagcAGGAAAAGAACTCTAAATTAgaatgcttgctgaatgaatgcacGAGTGTTTGtgaagatagagaaaatgaattGGGACAGCTAAAGGAAACATTTGCAAGGGAACACCAAGCATTTGTATCACAATTAGCATTAGCTGAAGAAAGAAACCAGAGTTTAATACTAGAGTTGGAGACAGTGCAGCAAGCCCTGAGATCTGAGGTTACAGATATCCAAAGCAATTCCAAGAGGGAGGCTGACAGCTTAAAGCAAGAAATCATGACtttaaaggaagaacaaagtAAGATGCAACAGGAAGTTAATGCCTTATTACAAGAGAAGGAGCACCTGATGGAATTAATGAAGACGAAACATGAGCATCAGCATCTAGAATTGGAACCAATTCAAGACTCTGTGAAAGTAGCAGAGAGGAAGATAAATACACGTCACGTTCAACTTCCGATGGACCTTGAAGTTAAAGATGCTTCTCTAGACAGTTACAATGCGCAACTGGCACAAGTAGAAACTAAAGTGAGAAACATGGAATTAAAACTTCAGGAGAGTGAGAAGGAGGAGTACCTACAGCACGAATTACAAATTGGAGGAGAATTAGAAACTGGAGATGTGCAACAAGGCACTCAGTCACAAGATATTAGCGGCCTTGGAAACTTTGAAATAGATCCAgaggaaaaatacatttctgtgcTTCACGAGTTGTCAACAAGTCAGCAGGACAATGCCCACCTGCAGTGCTCTCTACAGACGGCAATGAACAAGCTGGACGAGTTAGAGAAGATGTGTGAGGCATTGCAGGTGGAAAAGCTTGAACTCATATCTGAGCTGAACGACTCAAGATCAGAATGTGTCACAGCAACtagcaaaatggcagaagagGTAGGGAAACTAGTAAATGaggttaaaatattaaatgacgAAAATGGACTTCTCCAAGGTGAGTTCGTGAAAGAAACGCCAGAAAGTGAATTTGGTGAACAGCAAGATGAGCAGACGTCTGTGTCCTTAAATCCTTTGGACGACAGTAATTCCTATGAGCACTTGACAGTGTCAAACAAAGAAGTTCGCATGCACTTTGCTGAATTACAGGAGAAATTCTCATCTTTACAGAGTGAACACAAAACTTTGCACGATCAGCACTGCCAGATGAGCTCTAAGATGTCAGAGCTACAGTCCTACATTGACACGTTAAAGGCTGAAAATTCAGTCTTGTCCATGAGTCTGAGAAACTCTCAAGGTGACTTGGTAAAGGAGGTGATGCCAGGACCCGGGGAGAAGCATTTTCTGTCCTTGTCACTCTCTGGTGTGACTGACAGCCCTGGTAATGCAATAGAATCCTctttttacaaagattttttagAGCATATGGGAGAAACATCCCTTTTGAATAATTTAGACAGGACTGTTTTGGCAAACCAGTCCAGTGTAGAGAAGGTCTCTTGCAGTAGTCTGGAGGAGGAGAATCTGACTGAGAAAGAAATCCCCTCTGCCCCGGTGAGGAGCGTTGAAGAACTTGAGACCGTCTGTCAGATGTACCTGCAATCCTTCAAGAAGCtagaagagaaaattgaaagTCAAGGGATTACGAAAAATAAGGAAATCGAAGAACTCGAACGGTTACTAAGTTCTGCAAGGGAAGAGCTTGACTGTCTCAGGAAGCAGTATTTGTCAGAAAATGAACAGTGGCAGCAGAAGCTGACAAGTGTGACAGCAGAGATGGAGTCCAAGTTGGCGGCAGAAAAGAAACACACGGAACACCTTACACTTGAGCTCGAAGTAGCGCGACTCCAGCTTCAAGGTCTGGACTTAAGCTCTCGGTCTCTGCTTGGCACCGACATAGACGAT GCTATTCGGGGTGGAAACGATAGCTGTGACATAAGAGAACCGGAAGACTATACTTCAGAAACTAAAGAGAGGACACCAGAGCATGAGATTCATCAGATTTGTGAAAAAGATGTTCAGCAGGACCTCAGTCTAGAGATGGAGAAAATAACTAAGACGAGTGCAATCAAACTTATAGGAGAGTGGTCCGGGGAGCAGTCCCCAGAAACCAGTCACGGGACCCCAGTGGAAGACACAACCCAGGGCTGTTCAGAATGCATTTCCCAATTGTCACTTTCTGGTCCTGACGCTTCGGTACCTATGGATTTTCTGGAGAATCAGGTAGCCATTCAGAATCTCCAACTGCAGGTAAAAGAGACATCAAATGAGAATTTGAGATTACTTCATGGCATAAAGGAACGTGACCAAAAAGTTGAAAGCTTGCTAAATGAAATCAAAGAGTTAGACTCAAAACTCAATTTACAGGAAGTACAACTAACTACCAAGATTGAAGCATGTATAGAATTGGAAAAAATAGTTGAGGaacttaagaaagaaaagtcagattTCAGTGAAAAATTGGAATCCTTTTCTCGTGATAACCAGAGAGTAGAAAGTTCGAGAGGCCTCACTTCTAACTTAGAAATGGGCACAGATAAATTGTCACATGAAGGTATTGAAGATGAGGTAGCCAAGGTGACCGACAACTGGAGAGAGAGATGTCTCAGTGTGGAAAATGAGCTGCAGAGGATGAAAGCTGAGAGAGGTAGCACAGAGCATCACGCCCTCTCTGTGGAAGCCAACTTGGAGGTAGTTCAAACAGAGAAGCTGTTTTtagaaaaagacaatgaaaataagCAGAAAGTTATAAACTGTCTTGAGGAAGAACTCTTGGTGGTCACAAGTGAGAGAGACCAGCTTCGTGGAGAATTAGATACTTTgtcaaaagaaaatcaagagcTGGATCAGATGTCTGaaaagatgaaggagaaaatacaagagctCGAATCTCATCAAGATGAGTATCTACATCTCCAAGAGCAGCTGCAGAGTTTGGAAAAGGACTCTCAGGCACTGTCTCTGGTAAGAAGTGAGCTGGAAAACCAAATCAGACAACTGAATAAAGAGACGAAATCACTCGTAAGGGAATCCGAGAGCCTGCAGACCAAACTGAGTGAATTGGAGCATGAAAAGCAGACCGTCACCAAGGCCTTGGAGGCTGCACTGATGGAGAAAGGCGAGGTCGCGGTGAGGCTGAGCTCAACGCAGGAGGAAGTGCACCAGCTGAGAAAAGGCATTGAGAAACTTAGGGTCCGCATTGAGGCCGATGAAAAGAAGCAGCTCCACATCtcagagaaactgaaagaaagcgAGCGTAGGAACGACTCGCTTCAGGATAAAGTTGAGACCCTTGAAAGGGAATTGCATATGGCAGaagaaaaccaagagctggtGATTCTTGATGCTGAGAATTCCAAAGCAGAGGTGGAGACCCTAAGAACACAAATGGAATTGATGACTGAAAGCCTGAAAGCTTTAGATTTAGACCTTGTCACCATACGGTCCGAAAAAGAAAATCTGGTGAAACAACTACAAGAAAAACAAGGTCAGGTGTCTGAATTACACACGTTACTCTCTTCATTGAAAAATGTATTAGAAGAAAAGGAGCGagagaaaatacagatgaaagAAGAATCTAAAGCTGTGGTGGAGATACTGCAAACACAATTGAAAGAGCTAAGTGAGGAAGTAGCAGCCTTGTGTGATGACCAGGAGACCTGGAAGGCGGAAGAACAGAGTCTGGACTCCCCAGTGCAGGAAGTACATCAGCTGAGAAATAACATTGGAAAGCTGAAAGTCCACCTAGATACTAATGAAAGGAAGCGGCTCCATATCTTAGAAAAACTGAAGGAAAGTGAGCATCAGGCAGCTTTGCTGAAGGATACAGTTGAGAACCTTGAAAGAGAACTAGAGGTATCAGGAAAAAACCAAGAGCATGTGATTCttgaggctgagaagtccaaagCAGAGGTAGAGACCCTGAAAGCAAAAATAGAGGAGATGGCCCCAAATCTGAGAGCTTTGGAGTTAGATCTTGTCAATACAAGGTCAGAAAAAGAAGATCTgacaaaagaattacaaaaagaGCAAGGTCGAGTGTCTGAATTAGAAACATTAAACTCTTCATTTGAAAATCTATTGcaagaaaaagagcaagaaaaagaacagatgaaAGAAGAATCTAAAGCTGTGGTGGAGATACTGCAGACACAATTGAAAGAGCTAAGTGAGGAAGTAGCAGCCTTGTGTGATGACCAGGAGACCTGGAAGGCAGAAGAACAGAGCCTGAGTAGTCAAGTAGATTCCCTTGAACGTGAGAAGGCTCAACTGCTACAGGGCCTTGACGAGGCCAAAAGTAATTACATGCTTTTGCAGTCTTCTGTGAATGGCCTCATTCAAGAAGTAGAAGATGGCAAACAGAAACTAgagaaaaaggatgaagaaaCCAGGATACTAAAAAATCATATTCAAGACCAAGAGCAGCTGGTCTCTAAACTGTCCCAGATGGAAGGAGAACAGCAACTTTGGGAGGAgcaaagaacaaaactggaaaatcTGATGGTGGAATTGGAGCAGAAGACCCAGGTGCTGCAATCCAAAAA